One Nitrospira sp. DNA window includes the following coding sequences:
- a CDS encoding rhomboid family serine protease yields the protein MLPLNDDNPTESTPVVTITFIAACCLVFMYQSTLPPGPGEAFVYQYGAIPAVVFGRAGLPPEVMAIPAVSTVLTSMFLHGSWMHLIGNMLYLWIFGNNIEDVMGHAKFIVFYVLCGVLAALSHAWTDPTSTVPMVGASGAISGVLGAYLLLFPHARVLLLAPMVGMVTVPAGIVLGFWFVMQLLSGGASLGSQGGGVAFFAHIGGFIAGMGLIGFFKRPEVRFFTPARTRSWRY from the coding sequence ATGCTCCCACTCAACGACGATAACCCGACGGAAAGCACGCCGGTCGTCACCATCACGTTCATCGCCGCCTGTTGCCTCGTATTCATGTACCAAAGCACGCTCCCTCCAGGGCCGGGAGAAGCCTTTGTCTATCAGTACGGAGCCATCCCGGCCGTCGTATTCGGCCGCGCAGGGCTCCCGCCTGAGGTCATGGCGATCCCAGCCGTTTCGACCGTGCTGACGAGCATGTTCCTGCACGGCAGTTGGATGCACCTCATCGGCAACATGCTGTATCTCTGGATCTTCGGCAACAACATCGAAGACGTCATGGGCCATGCGAAGTTCATCGTATTTTATGTCCTGTGCGGTGTCCTGGCTGCACTCAGCCACGCCTGGACCGATCCCACGTCCACCGTTCCGATGGTCGGCGCCAGCGGCGCGATCTCCGGGGTGTTGGGAGCCTATCTGCTCTTATTCCCCCACGCCCGCGTGCTGCTGCTCGCTCCGATGGTGGGAATGGTCACGGTACCGGCCGGCATCGTGTTGGGATTCTGGTTCGTGATGCAACTCTTGAGCGGAGGAGCGAGTCTCGGGTCGCAAGGGGGAGGGGTGGCCTTCTTCGCTCACATCGGCGGGTTCATCGCAGGAATGGGGCTGATCGGTTTCTTCAAACGACCGGAGGTGCGGTTCTTTACACCGGCCCGCACCAGGTCATGGCGATACTAA
- a CDS encoding N5-carboxyaminoimidazole ribonucleotide mutase produces MSTSNAVVRVSVGVLGGSKSDFPILEKAVAMLNELGISNELLVVSAHRTPDRLFAYAEQAAERGIQVIIAGAGGAAHLPGMLAAKTSLPVIGVPIPTEHLRGLDSLLSIVQMPRGIPVATVAIGGAENAALLAAQILALRSVRIRQRIERFRASQTQSVLDSQDDTRLSPPFHMPRSQRTSRRS; encoded by the coding sequence ATGTCAACCAGCAACGCAGTGGTTCGGGTCTCTGTCGGGGTGCTCGGCGGAAGCAAGTCGGATTTTCCCATCCTCGAAAAGGCGGTGGCCATGCTGAACGAGCTCGGGATTTCCAACGAGCTCCTGGTGGTCTCGGCCCACCGGACACCGGATCGCCTGTTCGCCTATGCGGAACAGGCGGCGGAGCGGGGCATTCAGGTCATTATCGCAGGAGCCGGAGGGGCGGCCCACCTTCCCGGGATGTTGGCGGCAAAGACCTCCCTGCCGGTGATCGGGGTTCCGATTCCCACTGAACATCTGCGGGGACTGGACTCACTGTTATCGATCGTGCAAATGCCCAGGGGTATTCCGGTCGCCACCGTCGCCATCGGCGGTGCCGAAAATGCCGCCCTCCTGGCCGCACAGATCCTTGCCTTGCGTTCCGTCAGAATCAGGCAACGGATCGAGCGGTTCCGTGCCTCCCAAACGCAGTCGGTGCTCGATTCACAGGACGACACCCGTTTGTCTCCTCCCTTTCACATGCCTCGTAGCCAGCGGACGAGCCGGCGATCGTGA
- a CDS encoding RND efflux system, membrane fusion protein, translating to MQRIREGLKTRLRSLVTQRTGLDEMAVDDLAISTKLQSWEAVQIPERLRFSSRLALLLVGLFVLIVAFVPWTQTITVTGQLSAYTPFERPQDVEAQITGRIKKWHIFEGVRVKAGDVILELDDYDPNFMAPDLLSLLEQRKRALEDTRKAALSRAEQLDKRIKEMQNLVKAAVPSAGARVLEAESKVREARQKVESSKIAVATAELNVDRHKQLAEQGLVSQRELELTIQAAIASKADLQGAQANLAAAEQSMKALSFGREQVSAEVLQRLLDAEAARDASIGEAARAADQVADVSLRLSNANQRRVASRIFSPIDGTVVKMAQAGAGETVRPGEKLVRISPTSSDKAIEMVADGIDAPLLNVGRKVKILFYGIPAIPLPAWPELMAGTYNGVIKVIDQVDDGKGNFRFWVVPDQDERPWPPQEHVRQGTKAMGWVILNRVPLWYELWRRFNLFPPDYQERPPSLIDTLLPKAGRGAK from the coding sequence GTGCAGCGCATTCGTGAAGGACTCAAGACAAGGCTTCGCTCCCTCGTCACCCAGCGCACCGGACTGGACGAAATGGCCGTCGATGATCTCGCGATATCGACGAAGTTACAGTCCTGGGAAGCGGTCCAGATTCCCGAGCGACTTCGGTTCTCCTCCCGCCTGGCCCTGCTCCTGGTCGGGCTCTTCGTTCTGATCGTCGCATTCGTCCCTTGGACCCAAACCATTACGGTGACCGGCCAGCTCTCCGCGTACACGCCGTTCGAACGGCCGCAAGACGTGGAGGCGCAGATCACCGGCCGCATCAAGAAGTGGCACATTTTCGAAGGTGTGCGGGTCAAGGCAGGCGACGTCATTCTCGAACTCGACGACTACGACCCCAACTTCATGGCTCCGGATCTCTTGAGTCTGCTGGAACAACGCAAGAGAGCGTTGGAGGATACCAGAAAGGCCGCACTGAGCCGCGCCGAGCAATTGGATAAGCGGATCAAGGAAATGCAGAACCTCGTGAAGGCGGCGGTGCCGTCGGCCGGCGCACGGGTGCTGGAGGCGGAGAGCAAGGTGCGGGAGGCGCGCCAGAAGGTCGAATCATCCAAAATTGCCGTGGCCACCGCCGAACTCAACGTGGATCGTCACAAACAGTTGGCCGAACAGGGACTCGTCTCCCAACGCGAACTCGAACTCACCATTCAAGCGGCCATCGCCAGCAAGGCCGATTTGCAGGGGGCCCAGGCCAACCTCGCCGCGGCTGAACAGAGCATGAAGGCCTTGAGCTTCGGACGGGAACAGGTGAGCGCTGAAGTGCTCCAACGGCTGCTCGATGCGGAGGCGGCGCGGGATGCCTCGATCGGAGAAGCCGCGCGGGCCGCCGATCAAGTGGCGGATGTGTCCTTGCGCCTCTCGAACGCCAATCAACGGCGGGTCGCCAGCCGCATTTTTTCACCGATCGACGGGACCGTGGTGAAGATGGCGCAGGCCGGCGCCGGGGAAACGGTGCGGCCGGGAGAGAAATTGGTCCGAATTTCTCCGACCAGCTCGGACAAGGCCATTGAGATGGTCGCCGACGGGATCGATGCGCCCCTGCTCAACGTCGGACGGAAGGTCAAGATTCTTTTCTATGGCATCCCCGCCATTCCTTTGCCGGCCTGGCCTGAGCTGATGGCCGGAACCTACAACGGCGTCATCAAAGTCATCGACCAGGTGGACGACGGAAAGGGCAATTTCCGCTTTTGGGTCGTCCCGGACCAGGACGAGCGGCCCTGGCCGCCGCAAGAACATGTCCGCCAAGGCACCAAAGCCATGGGGTGGGTCATCCTCAACCGCGTCCCGCTCTGGTATGAGTTGTGGCGCCGGTTCAACCTGTTTCCGCCTGACTATCAGGAGCGGCCCCCGAGTTTGATCGATACGCTCTTGCCGAAAGCCGGGCGAGGGGCTAAGTAA
- a CDS encoding Multi-sensor hybrid histidine kinase: MHGVGRFLDHSRSRTIFLQGLVAGILSYELLVGNETIFGHAVSQMVAVGLILVGLGIMVLPRKVLESVWFPGVLISLNTVLVTGTIYLSGNASSELYLTYFLLVLIASSAPSLKQLLGLSLVICAGYGVLVYEHAMQSGAFAVGHMLGIPVLLIMAVFYGLTLETVAAERRRNRTLQENVQGLKQAEQALEERRTQLETRVQGLKQGLSRANQEIRQGKAERTGLERQLREAQKFEAVGRLASRLAYEFNQVLAVIGKQTGAITSKLKPDDPLQGPVEEIFRSGERAAALTAQLLALGVHETTVRDTLSLGPAIETMREMLRGLLSGRIDLQVTSDSTAALVEIGHDRLEQVLLHLVANARDAMPEGGRVDIAVQVVTGEGLPVEQLEKPPRKRMAMIAVSDRGRGMNLDVQSQMFEPFFSTKEANAGLGLTLVYGIVRQYGGTVEVQSQPGQGTTVRVYFPLVEQTGAVRDTTVVHEALSKGSETVLFVEEDEIARKLALSTLHRHRYQVLEAGSAVEALLVAQQHAGPIHLTVSHLSMAEISGRELAKRLVLRHPKMKALFVSGFSDETITSHRVNKKYFLQRPYRQQELAGKVRELLDV, translated from the coding sequence ATGCACGGGGTGGGCCGGTTCCTCGACCATTCACGATCCCGCACGATTTTTCTGCAGGGTCTTGTGGCAGGGATTCTCTCCTACGAACTGTTGGTCGGGAACGAAACGATATTCGGGCATGCGGTGAGCCAGATGGTGGCGGTCGGCCTGATCTTGGTCGGCCTTGGGATCATGGTGCTGCCGCGGAAGGTGCTTGAGAGCGTTTGGTTTCCCGGCGTCCTCATCAGTCTCAACACGGTGCTGGTCACGGGGACGATTTATCTCTCCGGGAACGCCAGCTCCGAATTGTATCTCACCTATTTTCTCCTCGTGCTGATCGCCTCTTCGGCTCCTTCGCTGAAACAGCTGCTCGGTCTCTCGCTGGTGATCTGCGCCGGGTACGGCGTATTGGTGTACGAACATGCGATGCAGTCCGGTGCGTTCGCTGTCGGACATATGCTGGGTATTCCCGTGTTGCTGATCATGGCGGTGTTTTATGGATTGACGCTCGAAACCGTGGCCGCCGAGCGCCGGCGCAATCGCACCTTGCAGGAAAATGTCCAGGGGTTGAAGCAGGCCGAACAGGCGTTGGAGGAACGACGGACACAATTAGAAACGCGTGTGCAGGGGCTGAAGCAGGGACTCTCCCGTGCGAATCAGGAAATCCGCCAGGGGAAGGCGGAGCGGACGGGGCTGGAACGGCAGCTGCGCGAAGCCCAGAAGTTCGAGGCGGTTGGGCGGTTGGCGTCCCGACTGGCATATGAATTCAATCAGGTGTTGGCGGTCATCGGAAAACAGACCGGTGCCATTACGTCCAAATTGAAACCGGATGATCCGTTGCAAGGTCCGGTGGAGGAGATTTTCAGGAGCGGGGAACGGGCTGCCGCCTTGACGGCGCAACTCTTGGCGCTGGGCGTCCATGAAACCACGGTGCGGGATACGCTGTCGCTCGGGCCGGCGATCGAAACGATGCGAGAGATGCTTCGGGGGCTGCTTTCCGGCCGGATCGACCTGCAGGTGACGAGCGACTCGACCGCGGCGCTGGTGGAGATCGGCCATGATCGGCTGGAGCAGGTGCTCCTGCATCTGGTCGCCAATGCGCGGGACGCGATGCCGGAAGGCGGCCGTGTGGATATCGCGGTGCAAGTGGTCACCGGTGAGGGCCTTCCCGTCGAACAATTGGAAAAACCCCCCCGTAAACGCATGGCGATGATTGCCGTGAGTGATCGCGGCCGCGGGATGAATCTGGACGTCCAGTCACAGATGTTCGAACCGTTTTTCTCGACGAAGGAGGCCAATGCCGGCCTCGGCTTGACACTCGTGTATGGGATCGTCCGGCAATATGGCGGCACGGTCGAGGTGCAAAGTCAGCCCGGCCAGGGGACGACGGTGCGGGTCTATTTCCCGCTGGTCGAGCAAACTGGTGCGGTGCGGGACACGACCGTCGTCCACGAGGCCCTGTCGAAGGGGTCGGAGACGGTGCTCTTCGTCGAGGAGGATGAAATTGCCAGGAAACTCGCCCTCTCGACGCTCCACCGCCATCGCTACCAAGTGTTGGAAGCGGGGTCTGCAGTGGAGGCGTTACTGGTGGCCCAGCAGCACGCCGGGCCCATTCACCTCACGGTGAGCCATCTGTCGATGGCGGAGATCAGCGGACGGGAGTTGGCCAAACGTCTGGTTCTCCGGCATCCCAAGATGAAGGCGCTGTTTGTGTCGGGATTCTCGGACGAGACGATCACGAGTCATCGGGTCAATAAGAAGTATTTTCTGCAGCGCCCCTATCGGCAGCAGGAATTGGCCGGGAAGGTCCGCGAATTATTGGACGTATGA
- a CDS encoding N5-carboxyaminoimidazole ribonucleotide synthase, with amino-acid sequence MTAIDPGATLGVLGAGQLGAMFATAARRMGYGVAVWDPAAEAPAHRLADYSLSRPFSDVAARKDFSRLVRVVTYEWENVPSDLCAQLEREVPVRPSSLVLRVIQDRIEQKTFLQAHGLAVPAFHGISSPEELGRQTLLGYPLICKQATAGYDGKGQWKIDRAEDRTGVQQDLARTMRLGSRWILEECLSFEREVSILVVRSSDGTMRTYPLVENVHEGGMLRQTIVPADVPTPVAEQAATMARRAVQALDGVGVFCVELFLMGDGRLLINEVAPRPHNSGHYSLDACTVSQFEQQVRALCDLPLGEVRLLSPAVMLNLIGEEVLLATVSPAVQELLREPGASVHLYGKREIRPRRKMGHVTFLASTGAEALARASAFRSRLALPRP; translated from the coding sequence ATGACAGCCATCGATCCCGGCGCGACTCTGGGTGTGTTGGGCGCAGGGCAACTCGGTGCGATGTTCGCGACGGCCGCCCGCCGCATGGGGTACGGGGTGGCGGTGTGGGACCCCGCCGCAGAAGCGCCCGCCCACCGTCTTGCCGACTATTCGCTGAGCAGACCCTTTTCCGACGTTGCGGCCCGCAAAGACTTTTCCCGGCTTGTCCGTGTCGTGACCTACGAATGGGAAAATGTCCCCAGTGACCTGTGTGCGCAGTTGGAACGCGAGGTGCCGGTCAGGCCATCGAGTCTGGTGCTCCGGGTGATTCAAGATCGGATCGAACAAAAGACCTTTTTGCAGGCCCATGGTTTGGCCGTGCCGGCGTTTCACGGGATTTCGTCGCCGGAAGAACTGGGCCGGCAAACCCTGCTCGGATATCCGTTGATCTGCAAGCAGGCGACAGCCGGCTATGACGGCAAGGGGCAGTGGAAAATCGACCGTGCGGAGGACCGTACGGGCGTGCAGCAGGACCTTGCTCGGACCATGAGGCTCGGTTCACGCTGGATCCTGGAGGAATGTCTTTCCTTCGAACGTGAGGTCTCGATCCTGGTCGTACGCAGCAGTGACGGGACGATGCGGACCTATCCGCTTGTCGAGAATGTGCATGAAGGCGGCATGCTTCGCCAGACGATCGTACCGGCCGACGTGCCGACGCCGGTTGCGGAACAGGCTGCGACGATGGCGCGACGTGCGGTGCAGGCCCTGGACGGCGTGGGCGTGTTCTGCGTGGAACTGTTTCTGATGGGTGACGGCCGGTTGTTGATCAACGAGGTCGCACCCAGGCCGCATAATTCCGGTCATTATTCCTTGGATGCCTGTACGGTGTCGCAATTCGAACAGCAGGTGCGCGCCCTCTGCGACTTGCCGCTCGGAGAAGTTCGCCTGCTTTCTCCCGCGGTCATGCTCAACCTCATCGGCGAGGAAGTCTTGCTCGCCACGGTGTCGCCGGCAGTGCAGGAGTTGCTGCGTGAGCCCGGTGCTTCGGTCCACCTCTACGGCAAACGCGAGATTCGACCGAGACGGAAAATGGGACACGTCACGTTCCTTGCCTCAACCGGTGCGGAAGCTCTCGCAAGGGCGTCGGCCTTCCGGTCGCGTCTCGCCCTGCCTCGTCCTTGA